AGCCTTTTTTGTAACCAGCCCCATGTTCTGTTTCATCGCCGGGTTTATTCGGACGCTTCCGGGGTCAGATGAAGCATCGCGCTTTGGGGTAAGTTTCATATTGCAGATCGGGCAGATCCCCGGTTCGTCACTGATGATTTCCGGATGCATACCGCAGGTGTACTGCTGATCTGATGAAGCGGCCTCGGCGGTGTTTTCATTTGCTGATCCCGGAATGATCAGGTAAGCTACGCTAAAACCTATGAATATACATATAATCGCTGTTATTATCATTCGCATGGTTTTACTTCTCCTGTTTTGATCCAGCCAGTTCGGCCAGCAGTGAAATTGTTTTGTGATATTGTCTTAACAGATCGAGCCGCTCCAGGCGAATATCGAAAGCATCGGTCTGCGCGGTAAGCAGTGCATTGAAATCAATTTCTCCGACCTCATAAGCCACCTCAGCCGCTTCCAGGGCGGCCTGTGCCTCGGGCAGAAGAGAGTTTTTATATTTATCTATGCTCGCTTTAAGCAACTTCAGGTTCGAAAGGGCGTCATCGTACTTTCTTTTAAGTTGATCACGGATAGAAATCTCGCGTTTGATTGAAGCGTAAGTCATCTGTTCAGCGGAACGAACCTGATGTTTCTGTTTCGCGAAAAACCAGAGCGGAAGGCTGAAGCCAACCTTGAAGCTCAAAAAATCTTCACCGCGGATCGGGTCGCCAGCGATATCCTGCCGGAAACGATAGTCAATACCCAGGGAGATGTCAGGATAATATTGATGACGAGCCAGGTGTTTGCGAGACTGGGCCCGATCGACTTCAAATAATGCAAGCCTGAGCAGGGGACTTCTGTTGAGGGACTCGGGAACATGCTCATCACCGGGATCGACCAGTTTCGCCGGCAACGCTTTCGAAAGAGAATCGTCACAAACCACCTGCCTCAGCTTCAAAAGCGCCGAGTTGAGCCGGTGGTCGGCAGTCATCAGGCGCACCTCGGTACGCGAAACCATAGAGCTGGCCCTAAGCAGATCCTGGGCCAGTGACTTCCCGCTGGCATAGCGAGTCTCCGCTATCTCCACCGTTACTGCCAGCAGGTCTAAATAACTTTCAATGATCTGTTTCGAAAGTGACCAGTATGAATACTCGATATAGGCGTCGGTGACCTCACGAATTACTTGCTCACGGATTAGTTCTTCCTCGGCCTTAGATATCCGATATTGAGTGTCTGCAAGATCAGTCCTGGCACTCAGCTTACCGGGCCATGGGATCTTCTGAGTAAATCCGACTGACACGCCGGACATCGGAGTCCGGTCGAGCGAAAAAGAACCTGATGGCAGGTTCATAAACGCAACTGAAACCGATGGGTCCGGCAGAGTTCCAGCCGCTTCAGTAGTTTCCCTGGCGGAATGGCTCATGAAGGCGGCGGCCGACAGGTCGGGATTGTTTTCCAGTGCTGTTTTTATCAGTGAATCCAGTATCTCCTCTTGTGCCTGCAAGCGATCGACCGGGACCGATACAAGCAATCCAGCGAGGAGAACCAGCCAGTATATATGCATGGCAGATTTCTCCGTTAAGAGTTACGATTTCAATTAAACAGGGATAAAAGCGATACAGGTTTTGTATCTTAATTAGAAATCTAAATCAGTATTGCACTGAAAAGTACGAAGGCCGGGCGCGTGGTCACCGGGGGCAAAGATTCAGTTCGGGCCAGTTTTGACTGGCAGGTTTTACCTGAAAATTCATTAATATATATGAGGCAATAATATGATATAGAAGTTTCATTGCTCAAACGTGTGGATGGTAAACCCGTTGGCAATTCCGGATCATCCGGAATGTCGGTAATATCACATTGGCAGGCATGATCAGGTTCACCACCATCGGTATTTTGAGGCAACTGAGTCTCAGTACAGCAACAGCCGTCGCAAGTGCCCTGGCAGCAACCACAATACTGGCCTTCAGCAGGAGCTTCTACGGCACTCGCATAGTAAAACGGTCCTGAAATAAGCAGTAAACCGATTAAAACTGTCAAATATGGTGAAATCTTAAGCATAATCTTTAGCATTTCAGTTAAGAATGTCTACTCTTTTAAACCGCAAAAAAACAATTATGTTCCAGCCAGGTTTACCTGAGTATTTTACCTGCCGGTGATTTTCGACAGGATCATACGGCTGGCTTTAAACAGCGCACTATAAAAGCTATAAAATCAGAACAAAACAGACAAATTTTCTGTTTTTATGAGACTATCATATGGATCAAGCAACTTGTAATATCAAACCCGATCGGACAGTAACCTGATGAAAGCAATTGTCTTTACTGAGTATGGCCCGCCGGATGTACTCCAGTACAGGGAAATCGACAAGCCTGAGCCTGCTGAAAGTGAGGTGCTGGTGAAGGTATCGGCATCCTCGGTCAACGCCTATGACTGGCATATGCTTCGGGCCGATCCGTTTCTGGTGCGCCTGATGAATGGTCTCTTCAAGCCCAGGATCCAGATCCTGGGTGCCGATATAGCCGGAGTAGTTGAAGCTGTCGGATGTGAAGTAACACGATTTAAGGCCGGCGATCAGGTTTATGGCGACATTTCCGCTCTGGGCGGAGGATTTGCTGAGTATGTATGTGCCGACGAAAGCTTTCTCGCTTTCAAACCCGCCAGCCTGTCGTTTGCGGAATCCGCCTCGTTGCCTATGGCATCCGTGACAGCACTCCAGGGACTTCGTGACCATGGCAAAATTAAAAGCGGTCAGAAAGTCGCAATCAACGGCGCTTCCGGAGGTGTAGGGTCCTGCGCAATCCAGATCGCCAAAGCATTCGACGGTGAAGTAACTGCTATCTGCAGTACCAGGAACATGGAGACGGCGCGCGATCTCGGGGCCGATCATGTCATTGACTATACCCGTGAGGATTTTACAAAATCCGGGAATAAGTACGACCTTATCTTTGCCGTCAACGGGAACTCATCGATTTTTGATTACAGGCGCGCCTTAACACCCGGCGGACGCTTCGTGCAATCCGGAGGATCGATGAAACAGGTTTATCAAGCCATGATCCTGGGACCGATTTTATCGAAAAAAAACGGCAGAAAGATGAAAAACTATATTGCCCGGCCAAACAGCAAAGATTTAGAATTCATCGCTGAACTTGTCCAAAACGGAAATCTGAAGCCTGTTATCGACAAGAAATATGAACTAGATGAGGTTCCCGAGGCTATCCGCTTCCTCGAAGATGGCCACGCTCGCGGAAAAATCGTGATTACAATCGCTGACAGGTTTAAAGAAAACCTGTAATCGTCCCTCTGATTTTTAACGCGAGAAAATTTCCGCGCTTCCAGTTTTCGCAATTGGTTCGATCACCCCATTGCAGAATCGCCCAGAATGGAATTCAATATTTCAGTTTAATGAACTGATATATATGCTAACCTCTGAATTCTTTGATTGATATGCCGTAGGTTAACTGTATATTCACATTGAGCAATGACGGGAATTCGAGGTATCAGATGAAAACAGGCCAAAAGGTGCTGGTAGCCGGTGCGACCGGCTATCTCGGAAACTACCTGGTAAAAGCTTTTAAAAACCGCGGTTGCTATGTGCGTGCCCTGGCCAGAAATCCCGAAAAATTGAAGCACCTGACCGAATTTGTGGATGACATATTCATAGGGGAGATAACAAAACCGGATTCATTACAGGGGATCTGCGATGATATTGACATCGTGATATCATCCATTGGGATTACCAGACAAAAGGACAACCTCTCCTATATGGATGTCGATTATCGGGGAAATTACAACCTGCTTAAAGAAGCTGTCAATCACAGTGTCTCCAAATTCATTTACATATCGGCA
The Candidatus Zixiibacteriota bacterium DNA segment above includes these coding regions:
- a CDS encoding zinc-binding dehydrogenase encodes the protein MKAIVFTEYGPPDVLQYREIDKPEPAESEVLVKVSASSVNAYDWHMLRADPFLVRLMNGLFKPRIQILGADIAGVVEAVGCEVTRFKAGDQVYGDISALGGGFAEYVCADESFLAFKPASLSFAESASLPMASVTALQGLRDHGKIKSGQKVAINGASGGVGSCAIQIAKAFDGEVTAICSTRNMETARDLGADHVIDYTREDFTKSGNKYDLIFAVNGNSSIFDYRRALTPGGRFVQSGGSMKQVYQAMILGPILSKKNGRKMKNYIARPNSKDLEFIAELVQNGNLKPVIDKKYELDEVPEAIRFLEDGHARGKIVITIADRFKENL
- a CDS encoding NAD(P)H-binding protein; this encodes MKTGQKVLVAGATGYLGNYLVKAFKNRGCYVRALARNPEKLKHLTEFVDDIFIGEITKPDSLQGICDDIDIVISSIGITRQKDNLSYMDVDYRGNYNLLKEAVNHSVSKFIYISA